A portion of the Streptomyces sp. NBC_00376 genome contains these proteins:
- a CDS encoding DUF7878 domain-containing protein: protein MRFVCRSFGLSDLPRRGLATHEAPLELLLLDIEAELSIWEEGRAVWSEEAFPVAELAYHLARWLQSPLAGQEGFRFDSMQADAGLIRIVGSDGGWRVGSDFQPDCWTSPIVWDVLVAEIKEFDRSVREGVAAMGIEPSFIPEV, encoded by the coding sequence GTGAGGTTCGTCTGCCGGAGCTTTGGACTGTCGGATCTGCCGCGGCGCGGTCTCGCCACACACGAGGCTCCCCTGGAGCTGCTTCTCCTCGACATAGAGGCAGAGCTGTCCATCTGGGAAGAGGGGAGGGCGGTGTGGTCCGAGGAAGCGTTTCCCGTGGCCGAGCTTGCTTACCACCTGGCGCGCTGGCTCCAGAGTCCGCTCGCCGGCCAGGAGGGTTTCAGGTTCGACTCGATGCAAGCGGATGCGGGACTGATCCGCATCGTGGGCTCTGATGGAGGTTGGCGAGTCGGCTCCGACTTCCAGCCCGACTGCTGGACCTCGCCCATCGTCTGGGATGTTCTCGTGGCGGAGATCAAGGAGTTCGACCGCTCTGTGCGTGAGGGCGTCGCTGCGATGGGTATCGAGCCGTCCTTCATCCCAGAGGTTTGA
- a CDS encoding transposase, with product MAGVITASEPSWIGPFTGLSPRQFAKLVTALRRDGADAIRKGRPWGLPLEDRALLIAVYWRTNLTMRQLAPLFGVSKSAADRIIDHLGPLLALQPRKRFRKDTVLIVDGTLVPTRDHTVAEQSKNYRYSTNHQVVIDADTRLVVLVGQPLPGNRNDCKAWEESGAKAAVGTTTTIADGGYPGTGLVMPHRRRKGEDLPDWKQEHNRSHKQVRARVEHAFARMKTWKILRDCRLRGDGVHHAMAGIARLHNLVLAG from the coding sequence GTGGCTGGTGTGATCACGGCGTCAGAGCCGTCTTGGATAGGCCCGTTCACCGGGCTGAGCCCGCGCCAGTTCGCCAAGTTGGTGACCGCGCTTCGGCGCGACGGAGCGGACGCGATCCGCAAGGGGCGTCCATGGGGTCTTCCGCTGGAAGACCGAGCGTTGTTGATCGCGGTGTACTGGCGCACGAACTTGACGATGCGCCAGCTTGCCCCGCTGTTCGGGGTGTCGAAGTCGGCGGCAGACCGCATCATCGACCATCTCGGCCCGTTGCTCGCACTCCAGCCGCGCAAGCGGTTCCGGAAGGACACCGTGCTCATCGTGGACGGCACCTTGGTGCCCACCCGGGACCACACAGTGGCTGAGCAGTCCAAGAACTACCGGTACTCAACCAATCACCAGGTCGTCATCGACGCCGACACCCGGCTCGTCGTCCTGGTTGGCCAGCCTCTGCCCGGCAACCGCAACGACTGCAAGGCATGGGAGGAATCCGGTGCCAAGGCCGCCGTCGGCACCACCACGACGATCGCTGACGGGGGCTATCCGGGCACCGGACTCGTCATGCCCCACCGGCGACGCAAAGGCGAGGACCTGCCCGACTGGAAGCAGGAGCACAACCGTTCACACAAACAGGTCCGGGCCCGCGTCGAGCACGCCTTCGCCCGCATGAAGACCTGGAAGATTCTGCGCGACTGCCGCCTGAGAGGAGACGGCGTCCACCACGCCATGGCCGGCATTGCCCGCCTGCACAACCTCGTCCTCGCCGGATAG
- a CDS encoding ISAzo13-like element transposase-related protein — MKALLDLVEDSTQGDPIGPLTWKTKDCAAWPTNSPRRGKRWAATLLKAAGFSLRGNARVLAGSHHPDRDAQF, encoded by the coding sequence GTGAAGGCCCTGCTGGACCTGGTGGAGGACAGTACGCAGGGCGATCCGATAGGGCCGCTGACGTGGAAGACGAAGGACTGCGCCGCTTGGCCAACGAACTCGCCGCGCAGGGGTAAAAGGTGGGCCGCGACACTACTGAAGGCGGCCGGGTTCAGCCTGCGCGGCAACGCCCGGGTGCTGGCTGGAAGCCACCACCCGGACCGGGACGCCCAGTTCTGA
- a CDS encoding DUF5655 domain-containing protein — MADLMLFRQDADGRDVELRGSTVALEVELQRRVEAGMESMLGIRFLASEYPTGPWHRGRIDTLGLDENNTPVVIEYKKGSDSGVMSQAVSYLSWLDSARHEFEALVKEKLGAEAAEVIDWRNPRMVCIAASFSHHDRVAVHRLHERIDLVRYRIFDGGLLSLLLIDSVPGSPRPAPARRPRREREEAARAGGGSGGPSVQASPTVAPACLQDLYVELDEALTAWGEVEVAALRHYIAYRRMVNVASVIFRPKHEVILVYLRLDPDAVELEEGFTRDMRGIGHLGTGDLEVRISSAAGLEKAGPLIRRAFEAA, encoded by the coding sequence GTGGCCGACCTGATGTTGTTCCGGCAGGATGCCGATGGCCGGGATGTCGAGCTTCGGGGTTCGACGGTGGCGTTGGAGGTGGAGCTGCAGCGGCGGGTCGAGGCGGGGATGGAGTCGATGCTCGGCATCCGGTTCCTGGCTTCGGAGTACCCGACGGGGCCGTGGCACCGAGGTCGGATCGACACGCTCGGGCTCGACGAGAACAACACCCCCGTGGTGATCGAGTATAAGAAGGGCTCGGACAGCGGCGTTATGTCGCAAGCCGTCTCCTACCTGTCGTGGCTGGACTCGGCACGTCACGAGTTCGAGGCCCTGGTCAAGGAGAAGCTGGGGGCCGAGGCGGCCGAGGTGATCGACTGGCGGAATCCGCGGATGGTCTGCATCGCGGCGAGCTTCTCGCACCACGACCGGGTCGCGGTCCACCGCCTGCACGAGCGGATCGACCTGGTGCGCTACCGCATCTTCGACGGTGGGCTGCTGAGCCTGCTGCTGATCGATTCCGTACCTGGTTCTCCGCGCCCCGCTCCGGCTCGGCGGCCCCGACGGGAGCGAGAGGAGGCAGCCCGTGCCGGCGGAGGCAGCGGAGGGCCATCGGTCCAGGCAAGCCCGACCGTGGCTCCTGCTTGCCTGCAGGACCTGTACGTCGAGCTGGACGAGGCGCTCACCGCGTGGGGCGAGGTCGAAGTGGCTGCGCTCAGGCACTACATCGCCTATCGGCGGATGGTGAACGTCGCCTCGGTGATCTTCCGTCCGAAGCACGAGGTGATCCTGGTCTACCTCCGGCTCGACCCGGACGCGGTCGAGCTGGAGGAGGGCTTTACCCGCGACATGCGCGGCATCGGCCACCTCGGGACCGGCGACCTGGAGGTCCGTATCTCGTCGGCGGCCGGCCTGGAGAAGGCGGGCCCGCTGATCAGGCGAGCATTCGAGGCGGCATGA